A region from the Macaca mulatta isolate MMU2019108-1 chromosome 13, T2T-MMU8v2.0, whole genome shotgun sequence genome encodes:
- the IL1R1 gene encoding interleukin-1 receptor type 1 — MKVLLRLICFIALLISFLEADKCNEREEKIILVSSANEIDVRPCPLNPNEYKGTITWYKNDSKTPISTEQASRIHQHKKKLWFVPAKVEDSGHYYCVVRNSSYCLRIKITAKFVENEPNLCYNAEAIFKQRLPVAGDGGLVCPYMEFFKDENNELPKLLWYKDCKPLLLDNIHFSGVKDRLIVMNVAEKHRGNYTCHASYTYLGKQYPITRVIEFITLEENKPTRPVIVSPANETIEVDLGSQIQLICNVTGQLSDTAYWKWNGSFIDEDDPVLGEDYYSVENPANKRRSTLITVLNISETESRFYKHPFTCLARNTHGMDAAYVQLIYPVTKFQKHMIGICVTLTVIIMCSVFIYKIFKVDIVLWYRDSCYDFLPIKASDGKTYDAYILYPKTAGEGSTSDCDIFVFKVLPEVLEKQCGYKLFIFGRDDYVGEDIVEVINENVKKSRRLIIILVREISGFSWLGGSSEEQIAMYNALVQDGIKVVLLELEKIQDYEKMPESIKFIKRKHGVIRWSGDFTQGPQSAKTRFWKNVRYHMPVQRRSPSSKHQLPSPATKEKLQREAHVPLG, encoded by the exons ATGAAAGTGTTACTCCGACTTATTTGTTTCATTGCtctactgatttcttttctggaggctg ATAAATGCAATGAAcgtgaagaaaaaataattttagtgtcATCTGCAAATGAAATTGATGTTCGTCCCTGTCCTCTTAACCCAAATGAATACAAAGGCACTATAACATGGTATAAAAATGACAGCAAGACACCTATATCTACAGAACAAGCCTCCAGGATTCATCAGCACAAAAAGAAACTTTGGTTTGTTCCTGCTAAGGTAGAAGATTCAGGACATTACTACTGTGTGGTAAG aaattcatCTTACTGCCTCAGAATTAAAATAACTGCAAAATTTGTGGAGAATGAGCCTAACTTGTGTTATAATGCAGAAGCCATATTTAAGCAGAGACTACCCGTTGCAGGAGATGGAGGACTTGTGTGCCCTTATATGGAGTTTTTTAAAGACGAAAATAATGAGTTACCTAAATTACTGTGGTataag GATTGCAAACCTCTACTTCTTGACAATATACACTTTAGTGGAGTCAAAGATAGGCTCATCGTGATGAATGTGGCTGAAAAGCATAGAGGGAACTATACTTGTCATGCATCCTACACATACTTGGGCAAGCAATATCCTATTACCCGGGTAATAGAATTTATTACTCTAG aGGAAAACAAACCCACAAGGCCTGTGATTGTGAGCCCAGCTAATGAGACAATAGAAGTAGACTTGG GATCCCAGATACAATTGATCTGTAATGTCACTGGCCAGTTGAGTGACACTGCCTACTGGAAGTGGAATGGGTCCTTCATTGATGAAGATGACCCAGTGCTAGGGGAAGACTATTACAG TGTGGAAAATCCTGCAAACAAAAGGAGGAGTACCCTCATCACAGTGCTTAATATATCAGAAACTGAAAGTAGATTTTATAAACATCCATTTACCTGTTTAGCCAGGAATACACATGGTATGGATGCAGCATATGTCCAGTTAATATATCCAG tcACTAAATTCCAGAAGCACATGATTGGTATATGTGTCACATTGACAGTCATAATTATGTGTTctgttttcatctataaaatctTCAAGGTTGACATTGTGCTTTGGTACAGGGATTCCTGCTATGATTTTCTCCCAATAAAAG CTTCAGATGGAAAGACCTATGACGCATATATACTGTATCCAAAGACAGCTGGGGAAGGGTCTACCTCTGACTGtgatatttttgtgtttaaaGTCTTGCCTGAGGTCTTGGAAAAACAGTGTGGATATAAGCTGTTCATTTTTGGAAGGGATGACTACGTTGGGGAAG ACATTGTTGAGGTCATTAATGAAAACGTAAAGAAAAGCAGAAGACTGATTATCATTTTAGTCAGAGAAATATCAGGCTTCAGCTGGCTGGGTGGTTCATCTGAAGAGCAAATAGCCATGTATAATGCTCTTGTTCAGGATGGAATTAAAGTTGTCCTGCTTGAGCTGGAGAAAATCCAAGACTATGAGAAAATGCCAGAATCAATTAAATTCATTAAGCGGAAACATGGGGTTATCCGCTGGTCAGGGGACTTTACACAGGGGCCACAGTCTGCAAAGACAAGGTTCTGGAAGAATGTCAGGTACCACATGCCAGTCCAGCGACGGTCACCTTCATCTAAACACCAGTTACCGTCACCGGCCACTAAGGAAAAACTGCAGAGAGAGGCTCATGTGCCTCTCGGGTAG